The DNA region aggcagctgtgtgtgtgtgtgtgtgtgtgtgtgtgtgcgctgcCAGACACCAGGACACACTAGTTGCTGTGTGATGGCTGCCTCTACCTGAACGGTGTGCTGAGCACGGTGTTGGGCGTCTGGACCTGCTGTCTCTGGGGCGTCACGCCGCTGAAGTCGCTCTCGTGCAGCGGCGTGTTGAGGCCTCCCTTCAGGGGCGTGTCGATGTTGGTCAGAGCCATCAGGTTCTGTGCTTCCtgacagagaaaacacagaacagtCCAGTTATGCACTGGAAATATGACACACATtccactgaaacaaaacaagtaaacTCCAAATgagacaaatattttagatcaaTTAAAGAAATAAGAACGCTAATTTGGCTTTTATTTGTTCCGGCAGTCCTTGTAGGTAAGGATTTGTTTCTATGGCAACAAGAGGCACACTAAAACAATGACAGAGAGTAAAAGCTCTGTGATTCACCTGCAGTATCCTGTCCTGGGCAGCAGGGGTCCGTGGCGTGCGGAGTCCTGTGCTCATGTTGTTGGTGACGCTGTACTCTGACAGCAGGGTGGAGGAGGCCGAGTTCCCGCCTTCACTCTCCTCGGCCGCCTGACGAGCCACCTCGCTGGCCACGCCCATTTTCACCACTTCCTCCAACTCAACATCACTGATCTAAGAGTGCAGACGGATGAAGCAACTGAAGCGGTTTGTTTAGAATAGAAAAAGGATCATTCAGCATGCTGATCTCCAGTAATGCACTGCATGCAGCCGGGTGATGATGCGCTGCTCTGGCAGCGGGTACCTGTGGTGCAGGTAGGACCAGTTTGGAGCGTTTCTTGGTGAACTCGGCCACTCCGCTGGTCTGCAGGATGGCAGACGGCAGATcgctctctttctttttcttgatcTTCTGTTTATCCTTCTTCCTGTCCCTCTCCTCCCGTTCActacaaccaaccaaccaaccacacatttgtttttatctgtaaacaCTTCAACTGATGCGCGAGAACAAATCTGAAGGTTACTGACTTGCGGAGTTCTCCCTCCAGGTGCTGCTGTCTGAGCCGTTTAAAGTTTGGTTCCAGAGCATCATATTGCTCCATGCTGGTGTCATAGAAACCctatgtaaacaaaattaaaccaatGAGCTTGTCTCATGGTCTCTCACCTCTTACTCATTGTGAACGCATGAATCAACATGTTCTGCTAATCCATGATCAAATACCGCTGAAGGTTTTTTCTCAAAGGGGATCTCGGCGTTGTAGTCCactcctctcttcttcttcctcttcttctggaCGTTGATGCCCGCCGCTCTCAGCTCCCTGCGTTTCTGCAGTGCAGCCAATCGTCTGCaatcaaagagaaaatatatatctacataaatatttttaagaaattctcCTGAGACTGAAGTCCCTCAGCTGTGAGTTTATTTAATGACTGAAAACACAGAGATGTTTGAACCTGGCTTCCTCCAGCTGTTTCTCTCGGGCTTTTCGCTTCGCTTTTTTGCCCTGAGTGTTGGCCAGACGAGCTCTGGCCTCCGACAGCATCTCCAGCTCATCTGCAACcagaaacacagacaaacattaACACGCCAAGCCAGTTACCAGAGCAGATCAAATCCCTGAGCGTCGGCCACCTTCGTCCATGTCCACCGGGTCGGGTCTGGCCGGTTTGGTCTCGGGATTCGGATCGATCTCTCCTGGTTTTAACTTCCGGGGATCGTCTCCCACCTCTTCCTCATTCTCCCTCTGGGCGGCTTTGTCtctgaacaaacacaaaatcacacCTATGATCACACATTTATCCTGATTGTGATGGATAGAGTATTCCAAACCACAGTTGGTCTGTTTTGGTTTGAATTTggtgtaaaaatgtgtaaaagacGTCGTACAGCAGGTATTCATAATGCTCCAGACACTGGGCAGCGGTGCGGCCGATGATGGGAGCGATGGTCCTCCATTGAGTGGGCATCAGCTTGGCCAGGTGAAGCagcttctcctcttcctctctggaCCATTCTGTCTTCTTGATGCTGGGATCCAGCCACTCGTACCTGCAGGAAGAAGCACAGCCAGGCTTTACGATTCAGATTTAAACAAGTCAGCTCCACTGAAGAATGCTGGTAACACCAACCCACAGTGAAACGTGATTAACGTGCATCTTTTAGTAATTCAAGCGTCTGTCAGGACTCACCATCGGGCCTTGCACTGTTTGGCAGACTTTCGATGGAGCAGCGAGGCGATACGCGACCACTGATTCTTCCCATATTTCATCACCGCCGCCTTGAGGATTTCATcctacaaacacaaataatcagtcAAATTATCTTCCATTTCCAGTacaatgacaaataaagttaattgtgacgcataaaataaaagaaataaaagaatttcTAGATTGCAAAACTATGCTTTGATGTGGAGTGTTGCCAGATTGGGTGGATTTCCACCCAACAGAGCTTCTAGTAGGTTggacttgaaaaaaaaaaacatctttggaTAGGCTGTTCAAATTTGGGCTGCCCAAGTATGAAATGTCTATTCATACATTAGTATGGAAAATTCTATGAAAATAGTTATTGGGTGACAGaagtgttaatttattttaaaatatttagaacgTGTACAGCTTGACAGATTCtacacttttcaaaataaatataaataattaatagtAATTGCATCATCAAGAGAGTCATCACAATGTCAACCATAAACACCCCAAAAGGTGTTTAGAGTTATTATACAGGCAGAACACATATGCACAAAAATGAGATTTGTGTTTGGGCTGGAAACAATCAGATCTGGCAACCCTGAGGATCTGACATGAAAAAAAGTTCCTCTTATTGACtagattattaaaaataaataattaaatgggAAATTATCTGAAGGGGGCTAAGAAAGGCAGTCTGTCACAATGCCTGAATGAATCCACTGTTTTTCGGTGTTCAATGTAATGGTGCCTGAAACTTAAGGTAGCCAACGAACTCtataatattgaatattttaggtAATGgcaaatgataaaacatttttttagcattacaagaataatgctaaaaaaaattacgCAAACAggttttttgaaatatttatgaagcTATTAGTTTATATTATTAAGTTTTCCTCGAGAGCAAACACCGCCAGGTGTTGAATGCTGTATTTCTCTTTGCTAATGACGTTATCGCTTTTAACCAGCTGGATAACAAGTTACCTGGTCAATATCACATAACCTACGCCTCTCAAGTAACTAAACTGTTCATATTACATAGACGCAAATAAAATAAGGTTGCTACTTGATCAGAATACCGTTATATTAACGTCTAGCTTCATGCTAACTTTAGCCATTGGTTCAGGGTAACAGCAGTTAGCTTCAGGCTAACCATGTAAACACGTACCTCAGTGTTGCGCCAAACGCCTCCTTTTATCATAATTCGCGGCATCTTGACGGTGCGCTCGTTTGTTTCCCTTCAACAACTGGAATAATCAACCTTATTCGCAAGTCCTGAGCTGAGGAACGTCAATCCTGTCATATAAAAACGAACAGCCAACAAAATGCAGAATGCTACGAGAAACCGCCATGCACCGGAAGTGTCGCAGAATTCTTGAAGGTGTTCGGGGGAAATAAGTCCGAGTGTTCGTCCATATTTGTTCCCATGTAATTTTAATCTTATATATCTATGATTTTAGTTATCAAAGTCACACTTTATGAACAGACTAGGTACCTACTAGACATGTAAAAACACTCATTTAAAAGGTTAACCGATTTCGGTCCATCACATATCATATTGAATCAATTTATTAAAGACGTTAttgaaatacatattttaaataaatcattttaaaaaatgttttattgcaaaatagtttttataagGTCTGCAGTTACAACAAATGCAATTAAtctcacatattttaaaatgtggaaaactccTCTTGGTGACATTTCAATCgcttcaattcaaaaatactttgatccCAAATTGGAAATTGAATTAGCTACAGGTACATATAAAACTGAATATCAGGGAAAAAATGACTGGACTGCAATATTGCACTTTAAGTGTAAGAAATCAATATCAGAAATGAAATAATGTAatattctggatgtttttataGATTCTGTCTCACAACTAAGGTGTACCTGCACCAATCTTTGTAAGTAGGCAAAGTTGTTGTTtcccttttaaaatgtcttgaagtGATATTTAGTGTTAATTGGTATTATATAAATAAGACGGAATTgatctgaattatttatttccatctattTGTAAATTATCTTTGTCTAGAATTCTTACTTCTGAGAAGAAAAACCTCCCAACACCATGATTCTACCACGTTTTATTGTGGAGATTTTGTGTTCAAATCGatgtgcagtttgtttttttactaccCAAATGTAGCTATATATTTGTAATACAGATGTTATATGTTAATACAGATGTTATATGTTATATATGTTATATTAAGTTAAATCCAGAACTTAGTAAAGCAGGTACCAAGTCTTTAAGAACtcctaatatacaacattcagtGAACAGGCGCTGGTTAAAGGTTCATTGTTACGTAATAAATACAGTCAATTTCATCTGCCTGCTGAATAAATACCGACATGTAGAGTGATGACGTTTTATTTCAGCTCAATATCTGAGGTACATATTTACTGATTTCACATAAATGTATCAGGCTACACACAGGTTTTTACATGATAGCACAACACAGAACATTTACGTCAACGCAGACATGCACAAAGAAGGCAGCAACAGAAGCTAGCTGTTAACTAACTGCTCCGCCCTCACAAGAGTCGACCAATCACAGGGTGGGACTTTACTAACTCAGATATGGCGTGAAGCCATAAGGAAAACATAAGAGGAGATTACAGAGGACCGATACCTAAAATATTTAGACAGATTTTAACACTGAGCACAATAACAAACAATATCTTCAGTATTGACAATAAATATGAACAATTTCTTAAATagcatttctatatttttcagtatcatatatatatgcacactTCATCAAAAAGTAGATTTGATCCTACTGGAGTGGACACGCACGCACATTTTCTCTgttgcacacacacatcatctTCCCACTTTGTCTCTTTTAGTGTAATTCTGTCCAGTGTTACGGAGCAATACTGTGGGACGGGGGACACAGGGTGCTTTAAGGTGATTTAAAGGGGGTGCTAATTTGACTGGGGTCACATGCAGACTGATATGTACATTTGTAAACTCTCTAAATGCCaccatccctccctccctcaACCCCATTCACTTTTCTCCatcattctgttttttcctctgcatCTCTCTCCCCTTCTCTGATGTTTCTTTACTTTAAGTCTCCAGCGTCTCCCTGGATGGTCTTTTTGATGCGGAGCAGCATTGTGGTCAGCCACTGGTCCAGACGGGACACGGAGTCAAACTCCTTCACAGCCTCTGTGAACGCCTCGCTGTTCTGTTCCTCGTGGGCCTCAAGGAGTTTCTGTTAAAACGAAATTTGCAAAGTTACTTTCACAGCAAAGTGAAATACAATGTAACCAtggaaaaataagatttttagcAGTTAATTTTTTGCTTAGAGCTTTAGCGTGTTGCTTACTTTGAAAATGGTTAGGTATGTTTTCTTTAGTGAGGAA from Gambusia affinis linkage group LG13, SWU_Gaff_1.0, whole genome shotgun sequence includes:
- the cdc5l gene encoding cell division cycle 5-like protein isoform X2 encodes the protein MPRIMIKGGVWRNTEDEILKAAVMKYGKNQWSRIASLLHRKSAKQCKARWYEWLDPSIKKTEWSREEEEKLLHLAKLMPTQWRTIAPIIGRTAAQCLEHYEYLLDKAAQRENEEEVGDDPRKLKPGEIDPNPETKPARPDPVDMDEDELEMLSEARARLANTQGKKAKRKAREKQLEEARRLAALQKRRELRAAGINVQKKRKKKRGVDYNAEIPFEKKPSAGFYDTSMEQYDALEPNFKRLRQQHLEGELRNEREERDRKKDKQKIKKKKESDLPSAILQTSGVAEFTKKRSKLVLPAPQISDVELEEVVKMGVASEVARQAAEESEGGNSASSTLLSEYSVTNNMSTGLRTPRTPAAQDRILQEAQNLMALTNIDTPLKGGLNTPLHESDFSGVTPQRQQVQTPNTVLSTPFRTPGPGQASDGMTPVAGEMTPRVTPGLTPGRTPLRDKLNINTEDQLADPAFAKHVKESLQQLRQGLMSLPVPKNDFEIVLPENAEKELEETEMESGFVEDSADIEARKQAQRDAEREKELKLRHTSVQRNLPRPTEVNESVLRPASMEPLTDLQVAEELIKQEMITMLHHDCLHHPSSSAVTQLQRAKTKGPTSTSNNASHISYLETHPYKPISTEEMEQAKAILTAEMEVVKVGMGHGDLSMEAYTQVWEECYGQVLYLAGQNRYTRANLASKKDRIESLEKKLEVNRGHMTAEARRAAKLEKKLKILLGGFQSRALGLLKQHNELWEQVEQAATELQTFNQLKQQEDLAIPRRQAALLEDVDRQMEREKELQQRYGELLMERESLLSGTQKF
- the cdc5l gene encoding cell division cycle 5-like protein isoform X1, yielding MPRIMIKGGVWRNTEDEILKAAVMKYGKNQWSRIASLLHRKSAKQCKARWYEWLDPSIKKTEWSREEEEKLLHLAKLMPTQWRTIAPIIGRTAAQCLEHYEYLLDKAAQRENEEEVGDDPRKLKPGEIDPNPETKPARPDPVDMDEDELEMLSEARARLANTQGKKAKRKAREKQLEEARRLAALQKRRELRAAGINVQKKRKKKRGVDYNAEIPFEKKPSAGFYDTSMEQYDALEPNFKRLRQQHLEGELRNEREERDRKKDKQKIKKKKESDLPSAILQTSGVAEFTKKRSKLVLPAPQISDVELEEVVKMGVASEVARQAAEESEGGNSASSTLLSEYSVTNNMSTGLRTPRTPAAQDRILQEAQNLMALTNIDTPLKGGLNTPLHESDFSGVTPQRQQVQTPNTVLSTPFRTPGPGQASDGMTPVAGEMTPRVTPGLTPGRTPLRDKLNINTEDQLADPAFAKHVQKESLQQLRQGLMSLPVPKNDFEIVLPENAEKELEETEMESGFVEDSADIEARKQAQRDAEREKELKLRHTSVQRNLPRPTEVNESVLRPASMEPLTDLQVAEELIKQEMITMLHHDCLHHPSSSAVTQLQRAKTKGPTSTSNNASHISYLETHPYKPISTEEMEQAKAILTAEMEVVKVGMGHGDLSMEAYTQVWEECYGQVLYLAGQNRYTRANLASKKDRIESLEKKLEVNRGHMTAEARRAAKLEKKLKILLGGFQSRALGLLKQHNELWEQVEQAATELQTFNQLKQQEDLAIPRRQAALLEDVDRQMEREKELQQRYGELLMERESLLSGTQKF